From a single Cotesia glomerata isolate CgM1 linkage group LG6, MPM_Cglom_v2.3, whole genome shotgun sequence genomic region:
- the LOC123266662 gene encoding exonuclease mut-7 homolog, with translation MNEKVDIKSFSTGNTSLNDTSKNVDYTSLDEANSNWLKQLQSIWNHWKKSTPVSNELTKFFESAPNPYLSTLRILLNAGDFHNVKPKSSLALTIIEDFRKWISVHKEAHKSCLVPELKMAAFKGVSKQRNMHLVKLVSGTYEFEKDKEMFLPLIQAMLSEKKYKEVAQYATILNLQDHFGDAELILLPLILQNKNTIVEDFLKNCPEVQEKIVVYLDNILRPKEKMQDTLIKFIEANNITDIKTCALQPRAMTKLVTRLVKIFNLSPDICPNLHRKREEGTVQFFVYKRFVEGSISSECWREMVHETDIKDTNIQINLVSMISQYDPEEALYWIKVFNLPEDTWPWAVANLDNRLTNKLDNSCDTTEINIGNIHQGEPNYHVLRLSRESIEIIDNTEDFKKFMNQQLIEFSVVGIDSEWKPSFGVWKKSELALIQIATDKNIYILDVIKIGLNNRKLWQEFGSLLFGNSKITKLGFGIRHDILMFKECLPAMFESIEGCMNYLDIHFLWNKLVKEYDFTFPYPGDDNFTGESLSKLVELCLGNRLNKADQCSNWGRRPLREDQITYAALDAYCLIEIYNILVDLCNERNIPLQEICDELYQSQLCASPKKINKKPEVKSSINRLVIRPSSAVTKETIKLEPILVHQWKVICDAVLTNLVKPLRMCGCDCIFLDHDPNSIQSIKIALQDKRVFLTRNLSLEKLKRLGSLPPEQYYCVESDNSDDQLREVIKHFNISVTENDIYSRCQICNCDEFVQISNKAMWKLNLKFLGREYMPTVTEQNQNDNSQVEDSRFKDRTWLLSKETLQTMQCKTKYGVLIQIDKVPVGICRRVSIFFICHRCGQVYWDGSHYERTLNFTLKGVVSHDSELVGN, from the exons atgaatgaaaaagtagatataaaaagtttttcaacTGGAAATACTAGTCTCAATGACACAAGTAAAAATGTGGATTATACCTCACTTGATGAAGCTAATAGTAATTGGTTGAAACAATTACAAAGTATTTGGAATCatt GGAAAAAAAGTACACCAGTTTCTAATGAACTCACTAAATTTTTCGAGTCTGCTCCCAATCCGTATTTGAGTACtcttagaattttattaaatgctGGAGACTTCCATAATGTTAAACCAAAGTCTTCTCTAGCACTAACAA TTATAGAAGATTTTCGAAAGTGGATATCAGTTCACAAAGAAGCTCACAAAAGTTGTCTTGTTCCTGAACTGAAAATGGCAGCTTTCAAGGGTGTTAGTAAACAACGTAATATGCATCTTGTTAAATTAGTATCTGGTACATATGAATTTGAAAAGGATAAAGAAATGTTTTTGCCCCTTATACAg GCGATGCTGAGTGAGAAAAAGTACAAAGAAGTAGCTCAATACGCAACAATATTGAATCTGCAAGATCACTTTGGAGATGcagaattaatattattgcctctgattcttcaaaataaaaatacaatagttgaagattttttgaaaaattgcccagaagtacaagaaaaaatagttGTATACCTAGATAATATACTTAGACCAAAAGAAAAGATGCAAgatacattaattaaatttattgaagcaAATAATATCACAGATATCAAAACATGTGCGTTACAACCACGTGCAATGACTAAATTAGTAACACGTTtggttaaaatatttaatctatCACCAGATATTTGCCCAAATTTGCATCGTAAGCGTGAGGAAGgtacagtacaattttttgtttacaaaCGTTTTGTTGAAGGAAGTATAAGTTCTGAATGCTGGCGAGAAATGGTGCATGAAACTGATATCAAAGATActaatattcaaataaatttggtATCAATGATATCACAATACGACCCAGAAGAAGCTTTGTACTGGATAAAAGTGTTTAATCTTCCTGAGGACACCTGGCCCTGGGCAGTAGCAAATTTGGATAATagattaacaaataaattggaCAACTCATGTGATACTACTGAAATTAATATTGGAAATATACATCAGGGTGAACCCAATTATCATGTTTTGCGTTTATCGAGAGAATCtatagagataatagataatacagaagactttaaaaaattcatgaatcAACAATTGATTGAATTTTCAGTTGTCGGAATAGATTCCGAGTGGAAACCAAGCTTCGGAGTGTGGAAAAAAAGTGAATTAGCTCTTATACAAATAGCTAcagacaaaaatatttatattttagatgTAATTAAAATAGGACTAaacaacagaaaattatggcAGGAATTTGGCAGTCTGTTGTTTGGTAACagtaaaattactaaattggGATTTGGTATAAGGCATgatattttaatgtttaaagaATGTTTACCAGCAATGTTTGAATCAATAGAAGGATGTATGAACTACTTAGACATTCACTTTTTATGGAATAAGCTTGTCAAAGAATACGATTTTACATTTCCTTATCCAGGAGATGATAATTTTACTGGTGAAAGTCTTAGCAAATTAGTAGAACTTTGTTTAGGTAATAGGTTGAATAAAGCTGATCAATGTTCCAATTGGGGAAGAAGACCTTTGCGTGAAGATCAGATAACTTACGCAGCTTTAGATGCctattgtttaattgaaatttataatatattagtTGATCTTTGTAATGAACGTAACATTCCTCTACAAGAGATTTGCGATGAACTTTATCAGTCTCAGCTTTGTGCGTCAccaaagaaaattaataaaaaaccagAGGTTAAATCTTCCATTAATAGATTGGTTATTCGACCTAGTTCGGCAGTTACTAAAGAGACTATTAAATTAGAACCTATTCTTGTACATCAATGGAAAGTAATTTGTGATGCAGTTTTAACTAATTTAGTAAAACCTTTAAGAATGTGTGGCTGTGATTGCATTTTCCTTGATCACGATCCAAATTCTattcaatcaattaaaatagcTCTGCAAGACAAAAGAGTATTTCTTACACGTAATCTGAGTCTTGAAAAG ctAAAAAGATTAGGATCTTTACCACCAGAGCAATATTATTGCGTTGAAAGTGACAATTCTGATGATCAATTAAGAGAAGTAATAAAACATTTCAATATCTCCGTCACAGAAAATGATATTTACAGTCGCTGTCAAATTTGTAATTGTGACGAGTTTGttcaaatttctaataaagCAATGTGGAAACTTAACCTAAA gTTTTTAGGTCGAGAATATATGCCTACAGTAACAGAACAGAACCAAAATGATAATTCCCAGGTCGAAGATAGTAGATTCAAAGATCGTACATGGCTGCTGTCGAAAGAAACTTTGCAAACAATGCAGTGTAAAACAAAATATGGAGTACTTATTCAAATTGATAAGGTTCCTGTTGGTATTTGTCGAcgagtttcaatttttttcatttgtcaCCGATGTGGCCAAGTGTATTGGGATGGTTCACACTATGAGCGTACTTTGAACTTCACTCTTAAAGGTGTTGTGTCTCATGATTCTGAATTAGTTGGAAACTAA